Sequence from the Fulvivirga ligni genome:
CTGATGTAGATACCTTTAGAGAGTCTCTTCCTATCATAGAAGATATGCTTGCAGATAAAAAGGATAAAAATCTTTTAATGTACTGCACAGGAGGTATCAGATGTGAAAAAGCCAGCGCTTATTACAAACACAATGGCTTTGAAAATGTATTCCAGCTTAAAGGTGGAATCATTGAATATGCGCGTCAGGTAAACGATCAGGAACTGGAAAATAAATTCATCGGGAAGAACTTCGTGTTTGATGAAAGACTCGGAGAAAGAATTTCTGATGATATCATTAGTCAATGCCACCAGTGTGGTAAACCTTGTGATGACCATACTAACTGTAAAAATGACGGTTGTCACTTACTTTTTATTCAATGTGAGGAATGTGCCGAGAAATATGAAAACTGCTGTTCTGAAGAGTGTGTAGATACTATCCACATGCCTGAAGAAGAACAGAAAAAGATCAGACAAGGCAAAAACAAAGGCCGACAAGTATTCAAAAAAGGACGTTCTGAAAAACTAGTTTTCAAGAAATGAAAACTACTCGAATAGGTATTATCAATGTTTCTGACAGGGCTAGCAAGGGTATTTATGAAGATATCCCTGGCAAAGCCATCGTAGAAACACTTAAAGAATATATTACTTCTGACTGGGAAAGTGAGTACGCTGTGATTCCTGATGAGCAGGATCAGCTTGAGGCTAAGATGAAGGAAATGGCAGATGAAAAATCTTGCTGCCTCATCATCACCTCTGGCGGTACAGGACCAGCTAAACGTGATGTCACTCCCGAAGCCACTGAGGCTGTTTGCGACAAAATGATGCCCGGATTTGGTGAGTTAATGAGAACGGAAAGCCTTAAATATGTGCCTACAGCAATATTATCCAGGCAAACAGCGGGGATTAGAAATAATACTCTCATTGTAAACTTGCCTGGCAAGCCAAAAGCAATCAGACAATGTCTGGATGCTGTTTTCCCTGCCATTCCTTATTGTATTGATCTAATTGAAGGTCCTTACATAGAATGCAATGAAGATGTAATTAAGATTTTTAGGCCAAAATAATACTATATGGCACGGATAAAATATTATTACGACACAGAAACCTGTAAATACGAACGGGTAAAAGTTAAAAAACAGGACATCATCTTAAATCTTCTAGGTTTAGGTGCACTTGTTTTGGCTACTGCCGGAGGTTTACTTATGCTGTTTAACAGCTATTTTGAATCCCCTAAAGAGCTGGTACTCAAAAATGAAGTAGCAGAAATGGAGTTCTACTACCAAAATCTGAATGATAAGGTAGAAGAATTAGATCAGGTACTTACGGCTTTGGAAAAAAGAGATGATGAGGTTTATAGAATTGTATTAGGATCCGAGCCTATAGATCAATCTATCAGAAATGCAGGTATAGGTGGAGTAGATCGATACATAGATATAAAGAATAAAAACCTTGTTCATGGCAAAGACATTGTGGAGCTTAGTGAAGACATCGATAAGCTTCGCAGAAAGGTTTACATCCAATCTAAGAGCTATGATGAACTGAAAGAGCTCGCCGATAACAAAGCTAAAATGATAGCTGCCATTCCTGCCATTCAACCCATTTCGAATAAAAAACTTATCCGTTTGGCTTCAGGGTTTGGTTACAGAACACACCCGGTGTATAAGGTTAAAAAGCTTCACACTGGTATTGACTTTTCTGCCCCTATTGGTACGCCTATTTACGCGACAGCTGATGGCGTAGTCTCGAGCACTCAAATTAGCTTTGGTGGCTATGGAAAGCATATTGAAATAGATCACGGCTTTGGCTATAAGACACATTACGCACACATGCACGAGTTTGTGGTGGAAGAAGGCCAGAAAGTGAAGCGTGGCCAAATGATTGGTTATGTAGGTAATACTGGGGTAAGTACTGCTCCTCACCTACATTATGAAGTAATTAAAGGTGACAAAAAGATAAATCCTATACACTACTTCTTCAATGACCTAAATGCCTCTGAATATGAAAAAATCATAGAATTGGCATCCATTGAGAACCAGTCTTTAGGAATGTAACATAAATTTAATATTCGAATTTATTGTTTGATAAATAACTATTGGCTTAATTAGCAGCACAAGAACAGAAAATGAATCTAAGCGTAAACAAATATCATCATCACCATCATCATTTCAACATCGATCTGATGCATGGGAGATATATGTTTTAGCGTAAAAATATTTTAACTAATAAAACAAAAAGGCTTACCATGTGGTAAGCCTTTTTTGTTTTAAGACCACCAAATAATCATGACTAAGAAAATTAGAATTGCCATTCAGAAATCAGGAAGACTACAAGAGCAGTCTGTGAAACTTTTAAAAGAATGTGGACTCAGCTTTAGCAATGGACCTAATCGGTTGAAAGCATCTTGCTACAGCTTCCCGGCAGAGATCCTATTCTTAAGAGATGATGATATCCCTCAATATGTAGAAGATGGCGTGGCTGATGTGGGTATTGTAGGTGAGAATGTCTACATTGAAAAACAAAAAGAAGTATCTGTAATTGAAAAGCTCGACTTCTCTAAATGCCGCCTTAGCATCGCCATTCCTCGAGAAAAAGAATATGGTGGACCTGAATCTCTAAATGGCAAAAAAATAGCCACCTCCTACCCTAACATTGTAAGGCAATTTTTAAAAGAAAAGAACATTGATGCCGAAATTCATGAGATCAGCGGATCAGTGGAAATAGCCCCTGGAATTGGTTTAGCAGAAGCCATTGTAGATATAGTAAGCACAGGCAGTACGCTTCTCAGCAACGGATTGAAGGAAGTAGAAACAGTGATGAAATCAGAAGCCGTTTTAGTTTCTACCAAAACCCTTGAACCTGAAATACAGCAGTTACTAGATAAGCTCATCTTCAGAATTAAGGCAGTCAACACCGCCAAAAACAATAAATATTTATTACTGAACACCCCTAATGACTCTATAGATGCCATCACAGCTATCTTACCAGGCATGAAAAGTCCAACTGTTACCCCACTTCAGCAAGAAGGATGGTCTTCTCTTCACTCGGTGATTAATGAAAATGACTTTTGGAACATCATTGATCAACTGAAAGATCTTGGTGCTCAGGGCATTTTAGTAGTACCTATTGAAAAAATGATTATCTAAAAAGGCATCTCTAATGAACATTATAAAATACCCCAACCAACAGGACCTTTCCCAAATACTTAAAAGACCAGTTTTTGAGACTGACTTTTTGGAGAGTACTGTGAAGAACATTATTACCAGAGTCCAGAAAGGTGGCGACCTTACCCTACTGGAATTCAATGAAAAATTTGACAAAGCCAAGCTCGAAAAGCTAACCGTTTCTGAAGAGGAGATAAAGGAAGCTTCATCACAAATATCAGATGATTTAAAAACTGCTATTAAAACCGCTGCGGCTAACATTCGTAAATTCCACGAAAGCCAAAAAAGATCAGAAGAGCCTTTGGAGACTTCTGTAGGAGTAAACTGCTGGAGAAAAGCAGTGGCTATAGAAAAGGTAGGCATTTACATTCCTGGCGGAACGGCACCATTGTTTTCTACTGTCCTTATGCTGGGTATTCCTGCTGATATTGCTGGCTGCAAAGAAATTGTATTATGCACTCCACCAGCTTCGGACGGTAAAATTGCACCAGCCATCTTATTCACTGCTCAGCTGGTGGGTGTAAGCAAAATATATAAAGTGGGAGGAGCTCAGGCCATAGCTGCCATGGCTTATGGTACAGAGAGCATTCCGAAAGTAGATAAAATTTTCGGACCCGGAAACCAGTATGTTACCGCTGCAAAACAAATGGTAAGCATGGATGGAGTGGCCATTGATATGCCTGCCGGACCTTCCGAACTTGCTGTAATTGCAGATAATTCTTGTGTTCCAGAGTTTGTAGCGTCTGACCTGCTTTCCCAAGCTGAACATGGAAAAGACAGTCAGGTAGTATTAATTTCACCAGATGAGACAGCTATAGACAGCATTATTAAAGCCATTGAAGAACAGGTGGAAGATTTACCGCGAAAAGAAATTGCCAAGGAAAGTCTCCAAAACAGCAAGTT
This genomic interval carries:
- the mog gene encoding molybdopterin adenylyltransferase, whose protein sequence is MKTTRIGIINVSDRASKGIYEDIPGKAIVETLKEYITSDWESEYAVIPDEQDQLEAKMKEMADEKSCCLIITSGGTGPAKRDVTPEATEAVCDKMMPGFGELMRTESLKYVPTAILSRQTAGIRNNTLIVNLPGKPKAIRQCLDAVFPAIPYCIDLIEGPYIECNEDVIKIFRPK
- a CDS encoding M23 family metallopeptidase, coding for MARIKYYYDTETCKYERVKVKKQDIILNLLGLGALVLATAGGLLMLFNSYFESPKELVLKNEVAEMEFYYQNLNDKVEELDQVLTALEKRDDEVYRIVLGSEPIDQSIRNAGIGGVDRYIDIKNKNLVHGKDIVELSEDIDKLRRKVYIQSKSYDELKELADNKAKMIAAIPAIQPISNKKLIRLASGFGYRTHPVYKVKKLHTGIDFSAPIGTPIYATADGVVSSTQISFGGYGKHIEIDHGFGYKTHYAHMHEFVVEEGQKVKRGQMIGYVGNTGVSTAPHLHYEVIKGDKKINPIHYFFNDLNASEYEKIIELASIENQSLGM
- the trhO gene encoding oxygen-dependent tRNA uridine(34) hydroxylase TrhO; translation: MILHNRINGKVLKEQIKASDLERVTLSFYKYVKLTDPQSFRDQLYQDYHNLGVLGRIYVANEGVNAQISVPKDNLDNFEGYMNMSAELNGAHLNIAVDDDGKSFFKLKIQVRKKILADGLEDESFDVTDKGTHLTAEEFNKLADDPNTVILDMRNHYETEVGHFKNAITPDVDTFRESLPIIEDMLADKKDKNLLMYCTGGIRCEKASAYYKHNGFENVFQLKGGIIEYARQVNDQELENKFIGKNFVFDERLGERISDDIISQCHQCGKPCDDHTNCKNDGCHLLFIQCEECAEKYENCCSEECVDTIHMPEEEQKKIRQGKNKGRQVFKKGRSEKLVFKK
- the hisG gene encoding ATP phosphoribosyltransferase, with the translated sequence MTKKIRIAIQKSGRLQEQSVKLLKECGLSFSNGPNRLKASCYSFPAEILFLRDDDIPQYVEDGVADVGIVGENVYIEKQKEVSVIEKLDFSKCRLSIAIPREKEYGGPESLNGKKIATSYPNIVRQFLKEKNIDAEIHEISGSVEIAPGIGLAEAIVDIVSTGSTLLSNGLKEVETVMKSEAVLVSTKTLEPEIQQLLDKLIFRIKAVNTAKNNKYLLLNTPNDSIDAITAILPGMKSPTVTPLQQEGWSSLHSVINENDFWNIIDQLKDLGAQGILVVPIEKMII
- the hisD gene encoding histidinol dehydrogenase codes for the protein MNIIKYPNQQDLSQILKRPVFETDFLESTVKNIITRVQKGGDLTLLEFNEKFDKAKLEKLTVSEEEIKEASSQISDDLKTAIKTAAANIRKFHESQKRSEEPLETSVGVNCWRKAVAIEKVGIYIPGGTAPLFSTVLMLGIPADIAGCKEIVLCTPPASDGKIAPAILFTAQLVGVSKIYKVGGAQAIAAMAYGTESIPKVDKIFGPGNQYVTAAKQMVSMDGVAIDMPAGPSELAVIADNSCVPEFVASDLLSQAEHGKDSQVVLISPDETAIDSIIKAIEEQVEDLPRKEIAKESLQNSKFILVKDIEEAMSVSNAYAPEHLIIATEDAPQQAEKVVNAGSVFIGNYSPESAGDYASGTNHTLPTNGAARAYSGVSLDSFTKQITFQQVSEEGIKNLGPAIEAMAEAELLQAHKNAVTLRLKKLGL